TATAGTTTTCTAACAAGTAGCTAGTTTCGGCTTTGTTGGTGAATTTTCCAATGACCCATATTGAAAATCTCAAAACTGAAGGGTACAAAGTGTTACCTAATAGGACTTGAGGAACAAGGATTAACAACAAACCAGAATTTTTCTTAAAGGACAACATGTTTTCATTGGTTGGAACATAACCACAGTTGGCAAATGTTGAAACTATAGTGAATATAGAAAATGTAAGTGTGTTTAGATCCTTTTGTTTGAGTATATTGTTGGCACTTGAAATGATGTTTATGTATATCAAAACTGATACCACACCCAAAAATTGAAGAAACACTAGGTAAAACAATACAACACcacacaaaaacttcaaggatttgTACTTTAACTCCTCCATATCGATGGCGTTTGTTAAAACATGATTTTCACAAGATACTATGTCAGATTTTGAGTTTCCATTTTCGGAGATGGTTATGTTATTTAGCTCCAAAAAAGTAGAATTATTTGTGTCGAGGAAGCTAATAGATGGATCGGCTTTATTACCATCTTTTGGAGAAACTTTTAGAAAAAAACTACGAACGTAGAGTGCAATCATCGAAATGAACACTTCGCTACCAATAAACATAAGTGTAGTTAAAATGAGAAGTTGAGTGTTTGAAAAAACTTCCATTTCGACTGTGGACATGCTCGATACAGTGGTGGCTGAGACAGAAGTGAAGAATAAGTCTATGTTCGAAGGGGTGAAATTTTCCGTTCTTCCGTCGATGGATAGGAGAATAAAAAACCCCAACGACGAAACAAAAAGAAAATACAATAACTCCAATGAAAATCGGTTTCCACGCAAATGAAACCATGCGAATCGACAAAAACATGAACAACTACAAAGTTGTTCTAGTTTTTTCCCAATACATGAAATGATATTCATGGTTTTTGGTTTGTATCACTTGGAAGGAAAATAGGTTATATATGTGATTAAGTTTGATGTGGATGAGTGCGAGTGTGAGTGACAGTGTGTTCTACTGGGCTTTTGGAGCTTTATAGTTATAGTCATATACATATGTGGGAGGAGGGGTGCAGGTTGCAGAAATCGGTTCTCGGGGAGTTCTCGGCATGGTCTCCAGAACgagaactcggggagaactcggggagttatcggcggttgactttcgttgacttttgggattttatcgagttttttccgagatttgaccgatttttttgagatttgaccgatttttccgagaattgaccgatttttccgagatttgaccgattttttggagatttgaccgatttttggtcGTTGATCGATTTTTTGACCGATTTCAAAACGTATTCTCGCCAGGAATGATATTCCGAGTTCTCGCCGAGTTCTCCCGATTTTTGCAACCATGGGTGTATTATTATTCGACTAGGTGTAATTATTATTTTATGAAGTTGTGATAAGCATCTTGATTTTGATAACATATGATATGACAATTATGATCATGTGTATTTGAAGAATTCGTAATttcttaaattttaatttaaatttaaaaaatataattaaaattaatacacGCATAAAAAGTAAAATATTGAATTGAATTAATGAGTAATAAATATAAAAGGTTATGGAGTTCTTTTTGGGTTTCTTATAAATAGCATGTTCTGCTCATATCTAGCAAGGTTTCTTTAGACCATTCTCTATGTAAATCAAGTTTGTTACGGTGTTGTGAAGGAGTTTTTTGGTGACGTGACTTTGTTGTGAGATTGAGTGAGTGTTGTGGTAAAATGTATTATTGTGCTGTTGTGTTGTTGTGGGATGATAATGTggcatttattttttatttttggtatattaaaatattgattaattattagttaaatttatataattaaaatattaaaaaaaactaaATTATTAAATCCTAAAAAAAGAAAAATACACTCCTTAAACAAGAAAAAAGAAACATAatttaaattctaaaaaaaatttaCATAATTTAAATcctaaaaaaagaagaagaaaaaatacataatttaaatcctaaaaaagaaaaaaatacataatttaaatCCTAAAATACATTAAAAACGTCCTAAAAAATTACATAATTAAAAGTCCTAAACAGTGTTTAATTTTTTCCGTCGAATGAGTCCCGACTCACGTAACCTGACTCAAGGCTACTCGAATTGGAGGGCGCCAGATTATAAGTTGATTGGCTCATGTTTACAAGATACAACACAATTCGACAACGTCGTGTCTTGGCTCGCTTTTTTTTGCACATCTCATTGCTCATCTGTAAACATAAACATCAACACTGTTGCTCTTCGTCGAAATACACAATTTTCGTAGATACGTATGGTGTTTCTTTTTCGATAAACTTTTCAACTTTGACCAATCAAAGTCGGAAACGTCGATATTTTCAAAAGATTTTTTTCCCTGTCAATGTATGACTTCCAGTCATACTCAGTTGGACCCCGTAATGCATATCAATGGAAACTTTGTTTGAATTCATGGTGTGAAAGTGTTTGATATAATGTATAAAATGAAATGTGTTTGAAATGAAATTTGAGAGAATTGTGTTAAAATAGTATGAATTGTGTTTAAAAAATGAAATGGTGTGTGTTTATTTATATtggaaattaattttttttttttttttataaatgcaaCATATATAAACATTCAAACTAGTCAAACTCCACAGCCAATCAGATCAATCCATTTGTCCTCGCCGACCGTTGTCACTTTCGTGGTTTCCTCCCACCACGATACAACGAAGCAGTCGACAACGGTTGCACAGTGGCCGTTGTCGACGTTGTGAGGCAACGATGGTGAGCCGTTGATACGCGTAGGGAATGGTCTTAGGGGTTTTTCTTCAGTCAATATCCTGTTTCTTCCTAACGGGTGTAGAAAGTGAGCATGACTTGTGACATTCTGGATATGATCGGGTGGAAGGGCTGATCTAGTATGTAATGAGTGGTAGCATGTGCTATCACTAGAATAACCGATTTGGTGAAAAATATTTGAACTTTTATCTAGTGATACCATTAGATAATGAAAATACTTTTTTAGTAACACGACTGTATAGTGTAATTTTTTTGAACTTTAACTAGTGATACTCGAAACTACGATTTTAGATCCGTCAATGATTAGATGGGTGCTTAAAGCCCCCGTCAATGACTTGTATATTGCCTTTAAAAAAAGATGATAGTGAGTCTATCTTTCTTTTTACATCTAATTGATGGATCATATTattgtatttaaatttaaataaaatttagCATTTAGACCTAGTTTAATTATCTCTACAGATTTGTAAATATGTTAGTTAATTCGTTGGTGCATAACGAAAAGAATAGTCGAGGTTGAGGCTTATACTCGGCCACCGATTCAAAGCGTATaacatccatatatatatatatatatatatatatatatatatatatatatatatatatatatatatatatatatatatatatatatatatatatatatatatatatatatatatataattataattataattataatatgcaTAGATGTATTCTTGCATGTAGGCCTCCCACCTCAAATTTTAAAACGTCATAGATCATAGAATTTTGGCATTTCACATATCAAATTTCATTGGCATTAAACACGTTATTTAATAATGTGAAAAAATAACATGTTCGATGCTATTTTTGTCTTTTAAACATACGATATAAATTTAAATACtataaaaatataagtataaacTTAATACGGAGTATTAAAAAAGCAGTGACGTACccatattaatttttgataattatTAAAATCGTATATTACGACCCAAAAGAAACCATTTCCAGCAAGAGCCAATCTTACGCACAATTTTCATGAGAAAGTTTTTATAGGGTGATGATATATCCAAATCTGCTTTTACTCCATCCACCATCATTTGAGTCTTTTTCTCCAAAATATCCCTTGATAATATTTAACAAAaaatttgtataagttattatttaAGGGTATGTTAGAACATTCAAGTGGAAGGAGTAAAAGTGGTGGTGGATATATCATCTCCCTTTTAAAGTTAATGTAGTACAAATTGTCTTTGAGTGTTGTAGTCAATTAACACATATTTATAATGGCAACTGATATATGTGGTTGGTGCCTACTATACGATTAATTTATATTTAAATGAAAACTTCACCCAAAGCCTttgacaacccgtatctttctcctcgctccgagttaaatGCCACCGAccgcatcgttaaactcgaaataattttatgaacaaaatgaaactaactatgttcgaaatagacactttttaaaaaacgctaaacacaacgacagcccgtatcttcccactcgccgcgagttaaattttttcgacagtagcgtcatactcgaaataatttaatgaacaaaacgataaaaagtacgttcgaaacggacactttttaaaaaacgctaaaaacaACCACAGCCCATATCTTCCTGCTCGCAGCGAGTTATATTTTTTCGTCAGCAccatcagactcgaaataattttatcaacaaaacgaaactaactacgttcgaacctgacatattttaaaaaacactaaatacgACAACACTAACAACGGCGCATAACACATGGGCCGTTTTTCCTACTGTAAATgcataaagctacgttaaatatgaatacgtagACCGAAAGGCCCCGCCGCATCGCACGGGCCGGACCCGGACTAGTTAAGTAACAAAGTTTGACTAAATTTGTTGCTGAATACTTAGAATACTATTGAACCATTACTTACTACTATAAATAGAGCAATTGATTAGCTCATTTATGTGATCCAAAAatactttgtttttttttttttttgaacagcaacAAAATTTTATTAAGAAAAGACTAGCCAGAAGCTAGACATGAACAACAAAAATTACAAAGGATGAGTAATCCAAGTGTTCCAGCTAGGAGCAAATTTACTTCTAGCTTTTAACCAGGAATAAGAAGAAAAACGAATATAATCTAAAATAGAGCATCTCTTGATTGTATTGGAACCAAAGAGAGTATCGTTAAGTAGTCTCCATATCCACCATAAAGTGGACACAACGATGCAAAACGTACGTGATTTTTTCGTGATCGATCCTGGTTTCGAGTCAAGCCATACAAAAATATCGTTAACCGAATCAAAGGGTTGCCATCTGATATCAGACCAAATCGAAATACCATGCCATATCTCCCTAGCCACATTACAAAAAAGGAAGACATGATCACGTGATTCCCCACCAATACTACAACTCGGACAAAAAATTGTATCTATGGGGAGACCGTGAAAAGAGAGATTCAACCTATTAGGAAGGCGATCAAGTAAGAGTCTCCATACGAAAACATTAGCTTTTCCCGGAACATGATTAGACCATCGAGTTTTCGTGTGTGTCGATGGTAGGTAGTAGTCATCAAGAAAAGTCTTCGTACCCCGTACAGTAAATACCCCTTCAGGCTCTATATTCCATCGCCAAATATCATCTTCATCGCGTAGAGTGACCAAAGCAAGTTCCAAAGTGAGATGTTGTAAGCGACATGAAACGGGAGGATTACGGAGCCACTCCCATGAAAAAGAAGAGTCAATTATTCTGTCAGCCACCATGCAGTTCGGTCGAGCATCTAGACGATATAATCTGTTAAAACGAGAAGCTAAGGGATCGTTTCCAATCCACACATCATGCCAGAACCTTGTTGTCATGCCATTTCCAATGCAACGTCTCAAAGCATTACAATCAATCACATCTTGATAGTGTAAAGAAAGAATTGCAGTAACAATATCGAACCAAGTACCTTTTGTTCGACAACCGTGGCTACCAAAACCCGAGTGCGAGCCATGAATTTCCTGAATAATTCGTACCCACAAGGCAGTAGGGTTGTTAACTAATCGCCACTGCCATTTCAAAAGGAGTGCGAGGTTAAATGAGTTAAGACTTCCGATCCCGAGCCCCCCTTTATCGTGAGAAGCGAGAGCTAAGTCCCATTTTACCCAAGCCATTTTGCGTGTGCCCAAATTTCCACCCCAAAAGAATCGGGCCCGAAGACTTTCGATGGCTCGAATAACTTTTGAAGGTGTTCGAAATAAAGAGAACGGATAAATTCCAACACTACCAAGTACCGATTTAATCAAAGTAGTGCGACCACCTATCGAAAGTAACGAGGCATTTCAATTGGATAAACGATTTTTGAACTTGTCAATAATGTTATTCCAGTTAGAAGACTTCCTCATATTACAACCCAAGTTAAATCCCAAATATTTAAATGGGAGGTCACTTGCTGCACAACCAATTAAAGATGCTGTTACCGTGACATGTGCTAAAGGTTCACCAATTCCTATCAAGCAAGACTTGGATAAGTTAATTTTAAGGCCAGAAGCACGAAAGAATTTGTTCAGAATTACCACAATATTAGAAACATCATGATGATTCCAATCGGTTAAAATGACCACGTCATCAGTGAACATAAAATGGGAAACATTGAGGTTACCCATATTAACTCCACGCAGAAGATTTGACGAAACTGCATCCTTA
This genomic window from Rutidosis leptorrhynchoides isolate AG116_Rl617_1_P2 chromosome 2, CSIRO_AGI_Rlap_v1, whole genome shotgun sequence contains:
- the LOC139890704 gene encoding sodium transporter HKT1-like, translated to MNIISCIGKKLEQLCSCSCFCRFAWFHLRGNRFSLELLYFLFVSSLGFFILLSIDGRTENFTPSNIDLFFTSVSATTVSSMSTVEMEVFSNTQLLILTTLMFIGSEVFISMIALYVRSFFLKVSPKDGNKADPSISFLDTNNSTFLELNNITISENGNSKSDIVSCENHVLTNAIDMEELKYKSLKFLCGVVLFYLVFLQFLGVVSVLIYINIISSANNILKQKDLNTLTFSIFTIVSTFANCGYVPTNENMLSFKKNSGLLLILVPQVLLGNTLYPSVLRFSIWVIGKFTNKAETSYLLENYSKVGYHHLLSCLHSSYLVITVLGFILVQFVMFLSMEWTSSSLEGMNVYQKVVGSLFQTVNTRHTGESVVDLSTISSAVLVLFVIMMYLPPYTSFLPIGESVKQGRNNRSSKAIENIIFSQLTYLVIFIILVCITERKQMIEDPLNFNVLNIVVEVISAYGNVGFSTGYSCDRRLNLNGNCENKWYGFSGKWSNNGKLVLIVVMIFGRLKKFNMNGGKAWILL